Proteins encoded in a region of the Pyrenophora tritici-repentis strain M4 chromosome Unknown M4_contig_00033, whole genome shotgun sequence genome:
- a CDS encoding Velvet domain containing protein, with protein sequence MCGFGDKDRRPITPPPCIRLIVYDRITGRELDFNDIDSTYFVLMVDLWNQEGTAAVNLVRHSSAAPTVSISSSTTTSYPRRQTGST encoded by the coding sequence ATGTGTGGATTCGGCGATAAAGACCGCAGGCCTataacgccgccgccatgTATCCGCCTCATCGTCTATGACCGGATTACGGGGCGAGAGCTGGACTTCAACGACATCGACAGCACCTACTTTGTCCTCATGGTGGACCTCTGGAACCAGGAAGGTACCGCCGCTGTCAACCTAGTGCGGCATTCCAGCGCAGCTCCCacagtcagcatcagcagtAGCACAACGACCTCGTATCCGCGCCGCCAGACCGGCAGTACGTAA
- a CDS encoding Velvet domain containing protein, with protein MPPAPMSSNHTRNLIGMNAVNACRLNDLDGKAGFWFVLQDLSVRTEGTFRLKLSLFDIGSGTNTVVPESQGPTHGKGPCLAHSFSEQFTVYSAKKFPGVMRAHAQ; from the coding sequence ATGCCCCCCGCACCCATGAGTTCAAACCACACGCGCAATCTTATCGGCATGAATGCCGTCAACGCTTGTCGTCTCAACGACCTCGACGGCAAAGCCGGCTTCTGGTTCGTGCTGCAGGATCTGAGCGTCCGGACAGAGGGCACCTTTCGACTCAAGCTCAGCCTCTTCGACATTGGCAGCGGCACAAACACGGTGGTGCCCGAGAGTCAGGGCCCCACACACGGTAAAGGTCCTTGCCTTGCACACAGCTTCTCAGAGCAGTTTACAGTCTACTCTGCCAAGAAGTTCCCAGGTGTAATGAGAGCACACGCTCAGTAA